The DNA segment TTGTGGTTGCGGTAGTGTTTTGAGCCTGAATAGTGTTTGTTCCTAATACGAATGCTCCGATGGTTAATGCTGCGATTGCAATTTGCTTTTTCATAATGATATTATTTTATTTTTTATTCTTATTTAATTGTTCTCTTTTGAACATTACAAATGTACATCGGCAAAAAAAGTTTCTCTGTAGTGGAACATGGAAGTTCGTGTAGTGAAATCGCCACACGTATTTTAGTTTATTATTTAAAAAGAAAAGCCCTCAACACAAAATGTTGAGGGCTTATATAAAATTTTCTTTTATTTTTATTATAAAGCTGTTGCGGTATACGTTACTGTTTGCGTTTAATTTTCTTCAGGTTTCACAAAAAATATCTATAGGTTGGTAATTTGTTATCATCGTTTTTGAGACAGATTTATATTGAAAAATTACTCTTTGCAAAAGAGTATTTATGATTCTATAATTCGAATTATTCCCTGTTAAATTATAAAAATTATCTTGTAACTCATGTAAGTATGTACTAATAGTCCAAGTATTTTTTGGGTACACCTTATTGCCCTATTAGTATTTCTGCCTGGCTAACCTTTAAAATATCAATCATCATTATAAATGATAATTCTTCCTGAAGTACATTGCTCTTTGTCGGTTAATATATATAAAATCAAAGGCCTCCCGTAGGAAGCCTCTGAAACACCAAATCACAAAATATTAATATGAAAAAAAGTTTCTTTAGAATTAGCAATTTATAAAGCAGTCGCAGTATACGTTACTGTTTGCGTATAAGTTCCGGCCGGTTTACCTAAAATATCAGAAGAAGATGATTTCGCGGCAGGAATAGTGTAGTCCAGATTCAGTGTCAAGGCGCTTCCAAGTGGAGCATTTGCCACTAAAGTTTGATCAGCTACAGATAAAACAACAGCGTTTTTTGTACCACCCATGGTTCCGGAAGCTGCAGCAGCTTTAATAGTCAGAACATTTACAGGGATTACGTTGGTTCCATTCATGAAATTAGCACCTCCTGCTTTTACTTTTACATTAAAATTCTTAGTTGAAGTTACTTTTAAAGAGTTGGCTTTAGTAATCGTCTGATCAGAATTATAATCTGCTGCAGTAGCGTAGTTAAAGTCAACCGTATTCCCGATTGCAGTACTTCCCGCATCAATAGAGATCACATCGTTCAGGGTAATGTTTACCGTTGTAGTTGCAGTAGTGTTTTGAGCCTGAATAGTGTTTGTTCCTAATACGAATGCTCCGATGGTTAATGCTGCGATTGCAATTTGCTTTTTCATAATGATATTATTTTATTTTTTATTCTTGTTTAATTGTTCTCTTTTGAACACTACAAATGTACATCGGCAAAAAAAGTTTCTCTGTAGTGGAACATGGAAGTTCGTGTAGTGAAATCGCCACACGTATTTTAGTTCATTGTTTAAAAAGAAAAGCCCTCAACACAAAATGTTGAGGGCTTATATAAATTATTGTTTGTTTTAATTACAATGCAGTGGCAGTATAAATTATTTTTTGCATGTAAGTTCCTTTAGGCTTTCCCAGAAGTACCTTTGATGCTTTTTCTGCCGAAATAGAATAGGCAATATTTAAAGATTGTTTTGCCCCTAAACTTGCGTTACTTACCAGAACCTGATCGTTTGTGGATAAGGTAACCTCATTCAGGGTTCCCGTTAAACTTCCGCCCGCTATTGCTTTTACCTGTAATACGTCTACCGGAATTACATTTGCGCCACTTACAAAGTTTGCGCCCTCAGATTTTACTTTTACATCGAAATTCTTGGAAGAAATAATGACTAAGCTATTGGGCACCGTCACATTTTTTGAAGAATTATAATCTGTTGTATTCACATAATTAAAATCCACAGTGCCTCCTGAAGCAACACTTCCTACGTCCATTGAAATAACATCGGCTAAATTAATGTTGACGGAGGTATTAACCTGATCAGAATTTTGTGCCAGAACTTGGTTGCTTCCTAAAACGATTGCTCCCCAAGACAACGCAGCGATAACAAATTGTTTTTTCATGATAGAATAAATTTAATGGAACTCTAATAAAATGATGCCATTCAATATAATTATACTGACAAATGTCATTAAAATCAAATCTAATAACATTATTTGACATGACCAAACCATTATTGTTATTTTTAACTGATTGTAATTCTGTGCGTTAAGCATATTTTCTTTTGAATCGGGATATTATCACTATTGTATTTCACTTTCAAATGATAAATAAATATAGATTTTTTTACAAAACAGAAGATAATCGATGAAACTTGTTGATACATTTATATACCATACTGTGGTACAGCCACAGAAATATTATTTCATATTACGGCTGCTTTAGACTGAAGAGTTGTATTTGGTTAAGTGTTACCAGGATTTTGTTAATTCTAATCGTATTTATCATTGCAATTTTGTACTTATAAAATAGGACAATGAAAATAGTATTAACAGGTTCTCTAGGGAACATAGGAAATCCGCTTACCCAATTATTGGTTGGGGCAGGACATCAGGTTACGGTGATCAGCCGCAGAAAGGAAAGAATACCTGAAATAGAAAATTTAGGTGCTGTAGCAGCCATAGGAAGCATACAGGATGTGGAATTTTTAACAGAAACTTTTAAAAATGCTGATGCGGTCTACTTAATGGAAGCATGGGAAGGTATGGGAAGTCTTTTTGATCAGGAAATCGATTTTCTGGCTGAATTTAAAAAAACAGCTCGGAACTATGTAAAAGCCGTTCAACAGTCAGGAATCAGGAAAATCATTCATTTAAGCAGTATCGGGGCACATTCAGATCAAGGCACCGGAAGTCTTTTGGTTCACTATCATGTTGAGCAGATTTTACAGACTCTTCCTGAAGATGTTTCCATAAAATTTATGCGTCCCGTGGGATTTTTCAGCAATATCTACCGCTGGCTTCCGGCAATACAATCTCAGGGTAAAATTATTCAAAGCTATGGAGGATCGCGCAAAGAACCCTGGGTTTCACCTTATGATATTGCTGCGACCATTGCAGACGAGATGGAAAAACCGTTCAGCGGCAGAACAGTACATTATATCGCCAGTGATGAGGTTTCTCCTGATGAAATTACCGCGGCATTAGGACAATCGATTGGGAATCCGGATTTGGAATGGAAAGTAGTTTCGAGTGAAGAATTATTGCATCAAATGATGTCTGCGGGCATTAATGAATGGATTGCCAAAGGAATGGTTGCCATGCAAAGAGCACAGGCAGACGGTAGCCTGTATGAGGATTTTTATGCCAATAAACCCACCTTCGGAAAAGTGAAGTTTGAAGATTTTACAAAAGAATTTGCTCAGAAATATAAAATATAAATATAAATTAAAATGAAAACAGCATTAATAACAGGAGCCAACAAAGGAATAGGCTTTGAGACCGCTAAACAACTTTTAGAAAACGGATATTTTGTTTTTATAGGAAGCCGTGATATTGATAACGGAGAATCTGCAGTGGAACAACTGAAAAAAGCAGGTTTCGCGCATACGGAAGCCATTCAATTGGATGTAACCGACGCCGGCTCAGTGGAAAAAGCAAAATCAGCAGTCAGAAGCAAAACCGATGTATTGGATGTGCTGATCAACAACGCCGGAATAAACGGAGGAATGCCGCAGGCAGCTTTGGAAGCGCCGGTTGAGTCTTTTCAAAAAGTACTGGATACCAATCTGTACGGTGTTATAAGAATGACCCAGACATTTATGGATCTTCTTAGAAAATCAGAGGAGCCGAGAATCGTCAATGTTTCTTCAAGCGGCTGTTCCCTCACGTTACATTCTGATCCCGACTGGATCTACTACAGTCATAAAGCAGCGGTGTATACCGCTTCAAAAGCCGCCATGAATATGTATACCATCAACCTTGCCTATGAGCTCCGTGATACCCCATTTAAAGTCAATGCAGTCTGTCCGGGATTTGTCGCTACGGATTTTAATAATCACCGCGGTACAGGAACTGTGAAAGAAGGCGGAAAAAGAATTGCAAAATATGCCATGATCGGGCAGGACGGGCCTACCGGAAAATTCATCAGCGAAGAATATAATCCCGAAACCGGGGAAACACCATGGTAATTAATTCACTATTTTTACAGAACCAATCAAACAAATGAAAAGCAACCCAAATCATTTTCATAAATTTCACTCGTTAACTGAATTCCATAAGATGTTCGGAGTTCCTAAACCTGAGCATCCACTGGTCAGTTTCATCCGTCTGGAAGATATGACCCTACCTGTTGAGGAGCTATCGGAAAATCTGATATTGGATTTTTACAAGATCGCCTATAAGGATACGATCGGAAGTGCCAAATATGGCCAGCATCATTATGATTTTGGTGAAGGTGGTCTGGTATTTACAGCTCCGGGACAGCTCTTTGAAAAACCTAAGAATAATAAGAGCAAAGGCTTCCTGATCCTGCTTCATCCTGATTTTCTGCTTTCCTATCCATTAGCAAAAAAAATCAGACAATACGGATTCTTTTCCTATGCAACGGATGAAGCGCTGCATGTATCAGAAAAAGAAAAAGAGACCTTATTTTCAGTATTTAAGATTATTGAGGAGGAGCTTAATAACAGAACAGACGATGTGAGTCAGGATGTGGTTGTCTCTCAGATCGAACTTCTTCTGAATTACAGCAGTAGGTATTACAAACGTCAGTTTATTACGTATAAGGCAGTTAATGACCGCCTCATTGATAAGTTTGAAAAAGTTCTTGACGTTTATTTTAATACTGATGAAGAGCTGCAGAACGGAATGCCAACGGTGCAGGATCTTGCTGATCAGCTAAACGTATCCGCAAATTACCTGAGTGACATGTTACGTTCTTTAACCGGATTCAATACACAGCAGCATATCCATAACAGATTCATTGAAACCGCAAAGAAAATATTATCCACTACGGATCTGTCGGTATCTGAAATTGCCTACCATATGGGATTTGAGTATCCGCAGTCCTTCACCAGATTATTCAAGAGTAAAACCAATCAGACTCCTTTGGAGTTCAGGCAATCATTTAATTAGACCGTCAGCAATTGTATTTATCAACCATTTGTTTTATGTCTTCGTAATCTGACGGTCGGTTCATCATCATTGTCTTATATAAATTAAAAAAGGTGAATCAACATGATTCACCTTTATATATAATCGTTTATTACTCTTCAATAAATGCTAAAAGATCTTTGTTAATGGTTTCATGCTCGGTAGTTGGCATTCCGTGAGGGAAACCGGGATAAGTAATCAGTTTTCCGTTCTTTAATAATTTAATGGATTTTAATGCAGCATTGGCAATAGGAACGATCTGGTCATCCTCACCATGCATCACCAAAACCGGAATATCCACCGCTTTAAGATCTTCACTTAAATCGGTCTCTGAAAACGCTTTAATTCCATCATAATGAGCTACGATTCCGCCCATCAGTCCCTGTCTCCACCAGTTTCTCTGAACACCGTCTTTTACATCAGCGCCTTCTCTGTTATACCCGTAAAAAGGAAAAGTAAGGTCATAATAAAACTGATTTCTGTTGTTCATGGTCTGATTTCTGATATCATCAAAAACCGACATCGGCACACCGTCCGGATTGCTTTCACTCTGCACCATCACAGGAGGAATTGCACTGATCAACACTGCTTTTTTAGCTCTTCCGTTGGCATATTTATTCACATAACGGATTACTTCACCACCGCCTGTTGAGTGTCCGATGTGTACCACATCCTTCAAATCTAAAAATTCAACCAATTCTGCAGCATCAGAAGCATATTGCTCAATGGTGTGGTTATAAATATTTTGGCTGGAACGTCCGTGACCTCTCCTGTCGTGAGCGATTACCCGGTACCCTTTTTTCAGAAAGAAAATAACCTGGGCATCCCAGTCGTCTGAAGATAATGGCCATCCGTGGTGAAACATCAATACCGGTCCTTCACCCTGGTCTTTGTAAAAAATTTCTGTTCCGTCTTTTAATGTAAGTGTACTCATAATATTAATTTTTTTATGTTGTTAATTGTTTTGTCTTATTTGTTTAGCAAATGTATGGAGGATAAAACAGGTAGAAATTAATCTAGTTTAACTTCGTACATTTTGATACAATTTTTATTAGGGGGCAGCTTATTGACATTTATCTAAAGCTGTTTGTTAATTTCTATGGCAGCTTTTCCTTGTGTAGATTATCCTGAGCTTGTGGAATGGTTTTCTCTTTTTTGCCATTACAGACATACTCAGATCGGACTGCAATTCGGGATTAATTCACATTTTCCCTTACCAGTTCGAGTAAATCTTCCGCACCGCCATTGAATTTATTTCCATTAATGAAAAATGAAGGCGTGCCGTTTACGCCGCTGATAATACCGCTCTCGAAATCTGAATCTACTTTCTTTTCCAGTTCGGGTTTCTGAATATCTTCTTTGAATTGAGAAAGGTTTAAACCTATTTTTTCTGCAAGCTGAAATAGAAAACTTTCATTCAGAGATTGCTGATTTTCATAAATGACATCATGCATTTCCCAGAATTTCCCCTGAAGATCGGCGGCTTCTGCTGCAATTGCGGCGGGTCTTGCATATGGATGCATTTCCGACAACGGAAAATTCCTGAAAACAAAGTTTACCTGACCTTTGAATTCTTTCATTAATTCTTTAAGAACAGGATAAGCGGCTCCACAATACGGACATTGATAATCGCCGTATTCTACAATGGTAAGGTCGGCATTGTCGTTACCTTGCGCATGGTCAGTTTTATTTACTGATGGTTTTAGTGACATAATTATTTTGTATTAAGTGTTTCTAAAGCTTCCAATATTCCGTCTGCACCAGGATTAATAGCCGTTGGTGACAGATAACTCCATTCGATGATGCCCTCTTTATTGATAACAAATAAAGCCCTTTTGCATTCTCCTTCCTCCTCATCATAAACGCCATACTTTTTTGCGGTTTCTCCTTTTGCTTCAAAGTCGGCAAGCAAAGGAAAATGCAGGTTCCGTGATTCTGAAAAAGCCAGATGACACCATTTGCTGTCCACAGAGATTCCGAATATTTCTGCGTCGTATTTTTTGAAGAATTTCAGCATTTCGTTGTACAATGCCATCTGATCACTGCAAACCGGGCTCCAGTCTGCGGGATAAAAGGCGAGAATAACATTTTTTCCTTTAAATTCAGATAATGTTATTTTCTGGTCTGGTGTAGCAAATAATGTAAAATCTGGGGCAACAGTTCCTTTTTGTAACATAATATTTAGTTTTTTGGGTTATTGAATTGAAAATCTACAACAAGTTAGCAATAAAATGGCAGGTAAAAGCAAATGCCAGTTTACCAATATATTAATTAAGACAGGAGCTACCGCAGCGCCATATAGAAATCCCGTCCACAATAGCGGAAGATTCCGTCATCATGGGTATGGAGTTCTTTTTTTCTAACTCATATTTAAAGCTTAAATTTTCAGTATGCATCCTATTACTTTTATGATTATTATTTACAGTTCTTAATTTCTATGGTAAAGCTACTTCCGAACCGGGTATTTTTTAGATCTTATTCGATGAGCAGGCAAAATCAGTCGTTGGGCTTTATATTGGTGTAGAAAATAGTGTTGTAGATGAATATCCGTTGTATTGAGAAGTTTATGATTTGAAGATAAATTTCATTCTCGATACATTTTTCTTCACTTTGTTACAAAAAAATACTCGAATTGACGAAGCAAATATCAAAATATTCAATACACAATTTGTAGATGAATTAAAAGTTATTTGGTTACAAACAAGGTATGCTAATTCTAAAAAGGCTGATTGTATTTGCCTGTCAATGCTTTGTTTTCGATACTTTTTGCAAAGTTGGGTGTTTCTTCGTGATTGTGCGCATCGGAAGCAGCTTGTCTGGAAGCGGCTGCACTTGCTAATTCAATGCCGTGTTCTTTCATATATTCGAACATTTCCGGCGTTGCCGTTGCGTGAATTTCGTTGGTGTACAAAGTCGTGTTATCATCGATTTTTGAGGCTTTCAGCTCCCATAAAACCTGTACCTTCGTTCTTCCGTTTTTGGTAATGGAATCAGATACTGACAGCATTCTGCAGTAATCTGGTCGATAGACGGTGGCTACATAATGCTGAACCATCAAAGCGTCTCCGATTGTTTCCACATTCAGCGAAACCGGCTCGCCATCGAAAGTGGTGGAAATAGCCGCTCCGATATGTTGGGTTGAGCATCTTTGATATTCGGCATCGGGTAAGTTTAATAACCAGTCTGCAATGTTAACTTTTTCGAATGGTGCATTAATAACAGCAGTTACACTTGAGTGAGATAATGCATTTTCTGATGTTTGTAGAATTTCCATAATGTTTGGGCTTTAATTATTGTATTAATTGTTGATGTAAAGCTACTGCCAACTTAGCGGGAAATCAGCTGGTGTTCGATGAACAGGCAGAAACTGTCGTTAGATAAGATCGAAAAATTAAAAAAGATAAAAAGGATGATGTTTTGGAAAAAAACGAAAAAATCACTGTAAAAACAGTGATTGGTCATATTAATGTTAAATGATATTATTTAAAAAGCCATTTTCTGATCAGCTTTATATAATTGGGCATTACAACGAAAACCATCAGGAAAACAATGGATGCAGAGATCAAAAGCCCGTCTGAATAATGATTTGCAGGGATTTTTAATAATCTTAAAAAGGGCAGGAGTAAGAGCGGAACCACTAATGATAAAGGATAAATGGCTGACCAGGTTACCAAAAACTGTTTCCATCGTACGGGAACCTTTGTTTCGTTTTCGTTCTCAAAAAGAAAATCGAGCCCGGATTTTATTTTGTAATGGTCATTTTTATGAAATAGGGGGTTGGCTTTTTCAATCAGTTTTTTTCTGTTATCGGAATCAATCCAGTTTTTGAGATTTTCAATCGTATCAAATCTGATAATCACAGTGTAAACAAAAGTTAAACCCTGGATCGGTCTGATGATCTGCCAATCAATAAAACCTTTTGCATGTCTGGTTAAAGGAACGATCTCATTGAGCCATTGCTCGTACTGTTGCTGTTTCCCATCCAGAATGTGATGCGAAATCACTACAGATGCCCCCTGATTTTCCATAACGATAGTTTTCTTTAATTAATAGTTTGTAAAAATAATTCTGCCTCGGAAACTGCTTTTAAAACAATCTCTTTTACATCTTTTAAAGTCTGTTTTGAAGCTGGGTTTTCTCTATTGGTTAATTCTAAAGTATTCAGTTTTTCCTCTAATAAAGGAAGTAATCCCATTATTGCAACACTGGATTTCAAATCATGTGCTCTGAGTTTTACGATCTTAAAATCTGTATTTTCATAAGCCGATTCCATTTCCTGCAAATGACCGGGAACTTTGTCTAAAAACTGCTTTGTGACCGTTCTTTCAAAATCTTGGTCACCATTGCTGACAGACTTCATATAATTAATGTCAATGTATTGATAAACAGGAATGGTTTCTTGGATTTTTAATTCATTATTTTTATTTTCTTTCAATCCGAAACCTGAAATTAATTTAAATAATTCATCTTCATTGACCGGTTTGGAAATATATCCGTTCATTCTCCGGCTCAGGCATCTTTCTCTTTCTCCGGCCATTGCATGTGCGGTCATTGCAATGACTGGAAGATTCAGATTCAATTCTTCGCGGATTTTTTGTGTTGCGGTATAGCCGTCCATTTGTGGCATCTGAATGTCCATTAAAACCAGATCACAGTCGTGATTTTTAAGATATCCTACTGCTTCCAGACCATTGTTTGCGGTGTCAAACTCAATGTTCCATTGTGACAGAAGATGCTTCATCAGACTTTGATTGATGGCGTTATCATCTACTACCAAAACTTTCAATGGTGTATTGGATCTGTCTTTAAAATATGTTGTATCATGAGAAGGAATTATGGCAATCTGTTCTTTCGCAATGGCATAAGGAATGAAAAAATGAAAAGTCGTGCCTTTTCCCTGTTCGCTTGCAACTTCAATATCTCCATTTTGTAATTGAATTAAACTTTTCACAATGGATAAACCAAGTCCCGTTCCTCCGTAATTTCTTGTTATAGAATCTTCACCCTGGTTGAATCTTTCAAAAACCTCGCTGAGTTTTTCTTTATCGATTCCGATTCCTGTATCTGAGACTTTAAAACCGACAACAACTTCGTTTTCGGTTTGATTTTTATTGTAAATCTCAATACTAATGCTGCCTTGCTGTGTAAATTTAACGGCATTTCCGATGAGGTTCACCAAAATCTGGGTTAGCCTCGTTGCATCACCATTCAGCGTATCCGGAATCGACGGATCTATTTTGCTGGAAATTGTTAATCCTTTTTCTTTTGCCCGTTCCACAAAAAAAGTTTCTACCGAATTTACCAGTCCGTTGATGCTGAATATTACTTTGGTAATGCGCATCATTCCGGCTTCGATTTTTGATAAATCCAGAATATCATTGATAATGGCCATCAGGTTTTCTCCTGAGCTTTGAATGGATGATACAAATTCTTTTGAAGTCTGATCCAAAGGTCTTTTCTGTAAAAGATTGGTAAAGCCCAAAATTCCGCTGAGGGGCGTTCTGATTTCGTGGCTCATATTGGCTAAAAAATTTTCTTTGGTTTGTGCAGCAACAGTAGCTTTTTTTTCTGCGATATCCAATTCCTGGATCAGCAATCTCTGACGTTTAAACTGGCGAAGAATATGAAAGCCAACGATGGATCCGCTCAAAATCAGTAAAATCAATAAAGAAATATCATATAACCTTGCCTTTTGACCCATTGTTTCGGTCTTTTTGCTGAGGTCTACCATATGAAATTTACGGCTTTCATAAATTTTTGCGGTGATTGTTGTGATTTCATTTGATATTTTTCTCGCTCTCGGGTTGGCAATGGAGGTCTGATCATCCATGTTTCCGAGTGTATGATAACGAAGCAATAATTTGTCTTTCGTGGTTTTCTTTTCCATAGCGAGAACACTCAGTCTGTGAATCAGCCTTTCCTCTTCTGCATCGGTGTTGTCTTTGGAAAGGGAGTCTAAAAAGTTTTCTATCTGGCTGATCTTTTGGTCGATTCCTTCAAGATGAGTAGTATCATTGGTTGCAATGGAAGCCCGGATTCTGCTTTCAACGCCTAAAATATCACGGTCTATTTCACGCAAATGATTGCTGGAACGCAATTCGTTAAGAAGTTTATTGTTATTAAGGATAAGCTCCTTCGTATTCTGCGCTGAATTGATTTGAACCGCGATTAACAGGAGAGAACCTGCAATAAATGTGAGGATGATAAAATAGCTGAATCTCCTGTTGTCCATTACTGAAGATATTTTTTTCATAAATGTTTTTCCTTGTTTTTAATGCATACTTCGACTCCGCTCGGTACTCGCAACGTTTTTTTTCTTATTATTGAAAATATTTAGTTCTAAAGGTACTTCGTCAAGCTTAGCATAAACTATTCACTCAGCAAGATTTAATATTAAGTTTATCATTCTGTAGGAATCTAACCGTGGATGCCGGGATTCCTACGGAATGACAAATACTGTTTTTATTTTGACGCTACTTTTTGTGCTGAATCTGCATCTTGGCTTGAGCGGAGCTCTTTTTGTTATTGCGATGCTGAACGGTTCAACAGATTGCTGCGTGAACTTAGCTCAGGATAAACTACAGACGGGTTAAGCTGCCCGAATAAAATTAAAAAACATTCATTCTGGTGTTGAGTGCTTTCCTGTATGCATCTGCAACCGGGATAAATTTTCCGTTAATCATAATTCCGCCGTCCTGAAGTGTATCTATCTTGCCGACTGAAACAATGTATGAACGATGAACCCTTATGAAATTGTCTTTCGGAAGGCGTTCTTCCGCCGTTTTCATTTTACCGTGGATGGTAAACATTTTTTCCCGGGTGTAGAACTTTACATAATCGCCCATCGCTTCGGCATAAAAAATGTCATCGAGCTTCAGTCGCCTTGTAATATTGGAATCCCTTACAAAAAGGAATTCATCTTTTGTGACTTCCACATTTTCTTTTCTGCTTTCCAGAATTGTCTGCGCTTTGCTTACTGCCTGTAAAAACCTTGCCGGTGTTATTGGTTTCAGAATGTAATCTGCAATATTCAGTTCAAAAGCTTCTAGTGCATATTCCTTATTGGATGTTGTGAAAATGATAATGGTACCTCTTCCCGAAAGATTCTTGGTAAGTTCAATACCTGTCATTTCCGGCATTTCGATATCGAGAAAAATCAAATCGACGTGATTAGACTGCAAGTGGTTGTAAGCCTCAATGGCATTGGAAAATTCGCTGACAATTGTGAGACTGGGAATTTGTTTTGCCAAATGTGAGAGTGTGGTTCTTGCAATGTCGTTATCATCTACGATGAGAGCTTTCATAAGGATATTTATTTATGGTTACACAAATATAATTATTCCTTTGTGTTTTCCCAATTTATCTGAAATACGAGCGGATCATCCAGGCCATTTCTTCGTGCGTTTCCATCAATCCTGTGATGAAATCACTTGTACCGTAATCTTTGAATTCTTCGGCAAAAGGAGTGATATTCCCTCTCAGAAATTCAATAATGCTTTCGTGGTCGCTTAATAGGTCTTTCATATAGCCTAAACCGTCGTTGGTTCTGTCGGTATATTCTGTAAGATGGGTTAATTCGAGATAGATTTTCATTGTTGCCGGCGCATAATGTCCTATTTTTCGCATGCGCTCTGCAACGCTGTCAATCAGCCCATCCAATTGTTTGTATTGCTCTTCGAAAAAGATATGGTTGGCATGAAAGTTATCCCCGGTAACGTTCCAGTGAGCATTTCTGGTTTTAATGTAAAGTACAGTTTCATCTGCTAATAATTTAGCCAATTGTTCTGCTACTGCTTCTGTGTTTTTTTCTGTGATTCCGATTTTTGTTTTCATAATAATATGATTTTAAGTTGTTTGTTTTACTGATGTAAAGTTCGATCGGAATACTTTTATTTTGAGATTATTTTCGATAAATCGGCAAAATGAGTCGTTGAATTTGATATTGAAGATTTTAAATGCCGGAAGAATCGTCATCAGCAGCTCCCGTTGTAAATCAAGGAACTAAGACCGGAACATTTGATTTTTTATTGAATTTCAACATTATACATACTTTCAATTAAGATGTTTGCTGAAAATTTTGAGTTCTTATTTGATTAGGCAATAATATACTTAGGTTACCGGAGTTAGGTAATATCATCATTAGATAAGCACATACCGGTCATACTATCTGTTTATAAAACAAGTAATGCCTTAGTATATCATTGCCTTTTTAATTAATTACAGTAGGAAACCCGCGGATTGGTACTGTTCCCACATTTAAACTGGTATTTAAACTGCAGGTATTTCGGCGTGGGATTATCTGTGACTTCAAGAGGATTCATTGTTTGTCCGTTATAAGAAGGCATGGTGACCTGCGCGGCAGAACCATTCCCCAAAGCAGTATTTTTTGCACTGCTGTTTCCATTGAAACTATAATCCATCATAGCATCCAAAAGACGGTACACTCCATAATAGTCCAATGCATCGAAAATTACTCTTGAACTTGGCATGGCGTGGTCTGTTACATAATTATATCCGTTAACAGTAGACGATTTAATATAAATAAAATCCTTTTCAGCATTAGGAATATTGATATTTTTAAAGATATCAATTGCCATCCTGTGATCGTTGACATCATCC comes from the Chryseobacterium nepalense genome and includes:
- a CDS encoding peptidoglycan-binding protein LysM → MKKQIAIAALTIGAFVLGTNTIQAQNTTATTTVNITLNDVISIDAGSTAIGNTVDFNYATAADYNSDQTITKANSLKVTSTKNFNVKVKAGGANFMNGTNVIPVNVLTIKAAAASGTMGGTKNAVVLSVADQTLVANAPLGSALTLNLDYTIPAAKSSSSDILGKPAGTYTQTVTYTATAL
- a CDS encoding peptidoglycan-binding protein LysM, producing the protein MKKQFVIAALSWGAIVLGSNQVLAQNSDQVNTSVNINLADVISMDVGSVASGGTVDFNYVNTTDYNSSKNVTVPNSLVIISSKNFDVKVKSEGANFVSGANVIPVDVLQVKAIAGGSLTGTLNEVTLSTNDQVLVSNASLGAKQSLNIAYSISAEKASKVLLGKPKGTYMQKIIYTATAL
- a CDS encoding NAD(P)H-binding protein; the protein is MKIVLTGSLGNIGNPLTQLLVGAGHQVTVISRRKERIPEIENLGAVAAIGSIQDVEFLTETFKNADAVYLMEAWEGMGSLFDQEIDFLAEFKKTARNYVKAVQQSGIRKIIHLSSIGAHSDQGTGSLLVHYHVEQILQTLPEDVSIKFMRPVGFFSNIYRWLPAIQSQGKIIQSYGGSRKEPWVSPYDIAATIADEMEKPFSGRTVHYIASDEVSPDEITAALGQSIGNPDLEWKVVSSEELLHQMMSAGINEWIAKGMVAMQRAQADGSLYEDFYANKPTFGKVKFEDFTKEFAQKYKI
- a CDS encoding SDR family oxidoreductase codes for the protein MKTALITGANKGIGFETAKQLLENGYFVFIGSRDIDNGESAVEQLKKAGFAHTEAIQLDVTDAGSVEKAKSAVRSKTDVLDVLINNAGINGGMPQAALEAPVESFQKVLDTNLYGVIRMTQTFMDLLRKSEEPRIVNVSSSGCSLTLHSDPDWIYYSHKAAVYTASKAAMNMYTINLAYELRDTPFKVNAVCPGFVATDFNNHRGTGTVKEGGKRIAKYAMIGQDGPTGKFISEEYNPETGETPW
- a CDS encoding helix-turn-helix domain-containing protein, which produces MKSNPNHFHKFHSLTEFHKMFGVPKPEHPLVSFIRLEDMTLPVEELSENLILDFYKIAYKDTIGSAKYGQHHYDFGEGGLVFTAPGQLFEKPKNNKSKGFLILLHPDFLLSYPLAKKIRQYGFFSYATDEALHVSEKEKETLFSVFKIIEEELNNRTDDVSQDVVVSQIELLLNYSSRYYKRQFITYKAVNDRLIDKFEKVLDVYFNTDEELQNGMPTVQDLADQLNVSANYLSDMLRSLTGFNTQQHIHNRFIETAKKILSTTDLSVSEIAYHMGFEYPQSFTRLFKSKTNQTPLEFRQSFN
- a CDS encoding alpha/beta fold hydrolase, which codes for MSTLTLKDGTEIFYKDQGEGPVLMFHHGWPLSSDDWDAQVIFFLKKGYRVIAHDRRGHGRSSQNIYNHTIEQYASDAAELVEFLDLKDVVHIGHSTGGGEVIRYVNKYANGRAKKAVLISAIPPVMVQSESNPDGVPMSVFDDIRNQTMNNRNQFYYDLTFPFYGYNREGADVKDGVQRNWWRQGLMGGIVAHYDGIKAFSETDLSEDLKAVDIPVLVMHGEDDQIVPIANAALKSIKLLKNGKLITYPGFPHGMPTTEHETINKDLLAFIEE
- a CDS encoding DsbA family protein, whose translation is MSLKPSVNKTDHAQGNDNADLTIVEYGDYQCPYCGAAYPVLKELMKEFKGQVNFVFRNFPLSEMHPYARPAAIAAEAADLQGKFWEMHDVIYENQQSLNESFLFQLAEKIGLNLSQFKEDIQKPELEKKVDSDFESGIISGVNGTPSFFINGNKFNGGAEDLLELVRENVN
- a CDS encoding redoxin domain-containing protein, which gives rise to MLQKGTVAPDFTLFATPDQKITLSEFKGKNVILAFYPADWSPVCSDQMALYNEMLKFFKKYDAEIFGISVDSKWCHLAFSESRNLHFPLLADFEAKGETAKKYGVYDEEEGECKRALFVINKEGIIEWSYLSPTAINPGADGILEALETLNTK